GAACAGGGCCTCCTGCCGGTCGTACTCGATTTTGGTGGTGGCGACCCGGCTCTCGGATTTCTGTTGGTCGGCGTCGGACGTTGCCAGGTCCGCTACGGCCGTCGCGAGGGTCGCGTTCGCCCGTGCGAGATCGGCCTTGTACGGCTCGGAGTCGATCTCGAACAGGAGCTGGCCCTTCTCGACCTCCCGGCCCGGCTGGAAGCGAATCGCCTTCAGGTACCCGTTGACCCGGGCGCGGATCTCCACCTGTTCGAGCGGCGTCGCCCGGCCGGTGGCCGTCTCGTAGCGCGTGACCGTGCGCTCGACCGGAGGGGCGGTGCTCACGATCGGGTGAGGGAGCTCGGCCTTCCCGGTCTTGTCCGGGCCGCCGCACCCGACGACGGTGAGCAGAGCGGCGACGAACCCGCCGCGAACCGCGGCCCGCGCCGCCCCGACTCTCGAAACGCTCATGTTGCGCACTCCGTATCAAAAGGCCGAAGGCCTCACGCGGTGAAAGATGCGGGCCGCTCCTCGGTCCGGGCCTCGACCGGGAACTCGGTGCCCGCGGCGAGTTTGCCCAGTTTCGCCATCTGGTCGGCGGACGTGGTCGCGAACACGTGCATGATGCGCGCGACGATCCCGGTCCACCCGGTCTGGTGGCTCGCACCCAGACCGGCCCCGTTGTCGCCGTGGAAGTACTCGTAAAAGAGGACGTGATCGCGCCAGTGGGGGTCGGTCTGGAATTTGTCCGCCCCGCCGTACACCGGGCGGCGCCCGTCCGCGCCCTTCAGGAAGAGGTTCGCCAGCCGGCGGGAGATCTCCTCGGCCACCTGGTAGAGGTTCATCCGGCGCCCGGACCCGGTCGGGCACTCGACGGTGAAGTCGTTGCCGTAGTAGCTGTAGTACTGGAGGAGCGCGCGAATAATGAGGGCGTTCACCGGCATCCAGATCGGCCCGCGCCAGTTCGAGTTGCCACCGAACATTCCGGTGTCGGACTCGGCCGGTAGGTAGCCCACCCGGTACTCCTGCCCGCCCGCGTGCATCACGAACGGGTGCTTCTCGTGGAATTTCGAGAGCGAGCGGATGCCGAAATCGCTCAAGAACTCGTTCTCGTCGAGCATCTTCTCGAGCACCCGACGGAGCTTGGTCTCGTCGAGGATCGACCCGAGCCGGCGCCCGGCCACCCCCGGCTTCATCGGGTCGTGGATCGCCGCCCGGACCTCCGGGCGGCTCTCGATGAACCACCTGAGCCGCTCCGCGATTTCCGGAAACTTCGCTATCACCTTGCCGTCGAACACCGTGACCGCGCACAGGGGCAGCAGGCCGACCATCGACCGCACCTTGAGCCGCTCGGCGCGGCCGTCGGGCGTGCGCAACACGTCGTAGAAGAAGCCGTCCCCCTCGTCCCACATGCCCGTCTCGCCGCCCAGGTGCGTCATGGACGAGGCGATCCACATGAAGTGCTCGGTGAACTTCACCGCCATGTCCGCGTAGTCCGGGTCGCTCATCGCCAGTTCCGCCGCGATCTCCAGCATGTTCTGACTGAACAGCGCCATCCACGCGGTGCCGTCGGCCTGTTCCAGGTACCCGCCGGTCGGCAGCGGCGAGCTGCGGTCGAACACGCCGATGTTGTCCAGCCCCAGGAACCCGCCCTCGAAGACGTTCCGCCCGGTCCGGTCCTTCCGGTTCACCCACCACGTGAAGTTCAGGAGCAGCTTCTGGAAACTGGTCTTGAGCCACTCCTTGTCGCCCTCGCCGGTCTTCACCTTCTCCAGGCTGTATGTGAAGATGGTGGCCCAGGCGTGAACGGGCGGGTTGACGTCGCCGAAGTTCCACTCGTAGGCCGGGATCTGGCCGTTGGGGTGCATGTACCGCTCGCGGAGCATCAGCTTGAGTTGCTGCTTGGCGAACTCCGGATCGACCAGCGTCAGCGCGAGCACGTGGAACGCGAGGTCCCACGCCGCGTACCACGGGTACTCCCACTTGTCCGGCATCGAGATCACGTCACCGTTGTACATGTGGTGCCAGTGGTCGTTCCGCGGGCCCTGCTTGCGGGTCGGGCTGAACGGGTCGCTGCCGCGCTCCTCGAGCCACTTGTCCACGTCGTAGTGGTAGAACTGCTTGCTCCAGAGCATCCCCGCCAGCGCCTGCCGCATCACGTTGGACCCGTCGGGGCCGACCGCGGCCGGGATCACGCCCGCGTAGAACTCGTCGGCCTCCTTGCGCCGGGTTTCCAGCACCAGGTCGAACGCGGCGCCGAACGGCGCGCCCTTCGTGCCGTTGAGTTGGGCCGGCGCCGCCGGCGCCACGTCCGAGAGCCGCAGCCGGATCACCTCGGACGCGCCCGGGTTCACGGTGATGTGGTAGTGGGCCACGACCTTGGTCCCCGTCTTCTCGGGATTGACCACCCCGGCCTGGCCGTGGACGACGTGGTTGTTGATACCGTCCTTGACGAACGGGGAGCGGTTCGCGACGCCGAAGATCCGCTGGGTGTTGGTTTCGTTCTCGGTGAACAACAGCGGGGCGTCGCCCTCGGCATAGAGGTACCGTTCCCCGATCGCCGGGTGCGCCGCCCTCACGGTCCCGTGGGCCGGGGCGCCGCCGACCTGTTGGAGCGCCGGGCGCTCGGTGGCGCCGTGCCAGGCCCATTCGTTGCGGAACCACAGCGTCGGCAGCACGTGCAGGTCGGCCGGTTCCGGGCCGCGGTTGTGGACCGTGACGCAAACGAGGAGGTCTTCGGGGGACGCTTTGGCGTACTCGACGAACACGTCGAAGTAGCGGTCCTGATCGAACGCCCCGGTGTCGATCAGCTCGTACTCCAACTCGGTGCGGCCGCGCGCGCGGCTCGTCTGAACGAGGTCGTCGTAGGGGAACGCGCCCTGGGGGTACTTGTAGAGGTACTTCATGTACGAGTGCGTGGGCGTGCTGTCGAGGTAGAAGTAGTACTCCTTGACGTCCTCGCCGTGGTTCCCCTCCGCGTTGGTCAGCCCGAACAGCCGCTCCTTGAGGATGGCATCCTTCCCGTTCCAGAGCGCGAGCGCGAAGCAGAGGTGCTGCTTGTCGTCGGAGACACCGGCCAGACCGTCCTCGCCCCAGCGGTACGCGCGCGAGCGGGCCTGGTCGTGGCTGAAGTAGTCCCAGGCGTTTCCGCCCTCGCTGTAGTCCTCGCGGACCGTGCCCCACTGTCGCTCGCTGAGGTACGGTCCCCACTTCCGCCAGGGCGTCGAAGGTGCGCCTGCGTCTCGGAGTCGGGCTTGTTCGGCGTTCATGAGAGCACTCGGTTAATTATGGTGGTAAGCAGAGCATGTATCTGTAATGACCCGGAACGGATTCCAGTTCCGCCTCGTCGTTGGGGGTAAACGATTGGCGGTCGCTCCACGGGTTGTCCGTAGATGGCAAGATCCAGAAGTTCCCTTCGGCGTCGCGGACCACCCACTGTTGGCTCGCCTTGTCCACGTAAATGGCCACCACTTGCCTCCTGACTGCGAGCATCTCACTCCTCCTGCGATTGATCATTGGGGCGAAAGCACTTGTAATCGACCGTCGCCTGGGTATTCGGTTCCTCCGTATTTTGTTGCGCTGGTGCGCGGTTCTACTTCAGCCCCGGCACGCACTTCCCGGGTTACCACAACTCGCCCGGCAGAGTTAGGGTTTGGAAACAAAACCGCATTCGTAAGTCGGGCCGTGCCCGACACCTACAGACATTGCGAAGGGTGTGTTGGGCACAGCCTAACGCACTTCCATCTGGTAATCATCAGAAACACGAGCAGAATGAAGCCGAATCCCTGGAAAGCAGAGCCCGCCCTTCATTCCGCCCGTGTTTCTAAGGCCGCCTCCGCCGTTACAGCACCCGCGCCGACGCCGGCGCGACTACTTGTCCCCCTGCGATTCCCCTTCGGGTTGCTGGACTCGCACCAGCGTAAACTGCTGCGAATTGTCCTTCGCGAAGTGGACGAGCATCGTCGTCTCGTCCCGCGTCAGGTTCGCGATCCCGGCCTCGTACACCGGGGTCTTGCGGTCCGCGACCGTCCACGCGGCGCGCTGCGTGTTCTTGTCCACGGACCCGTACACCGGCTCGGTCGTGTCGGTTAGCGCGTTGTAATAGTTTCCGCGGATGACCCCGGCCTTGTTCACCGCGAGCTGGAAGATGTTCGTGGACTTCGTTTCGCCCTCGCCGACCATCGCGAACACGCCGAGTGTCTGGAAGTCGTCACTCTTCGCTTCGACTTGAGCCTCTTTGCCCGCGCCGGCGAGGTCGGTCGCTTGCTGCGCGTACTCCGTCGCGGGAACCTCGGTGTCGCCGTTGATGGTCACGGTGTCGCCCGAGTAGACGACCGTTTCGCCGTAGTCGTAGTAGGCCGGTTCCGCCGGGTAACTGCAGTAACTGGACACGGTGCCCCAAACCGGGGCGCTCCAGACCCGGGCCGCGGTCCAGCCGGCCGCGAACCACGCCCCGGGGTATTTGGCGTACCAGTTGGGGCTGAACGCGCCGTAGTACCTGAAGTTCGTGCGTACCGCGCCGCCGGTGGTCGCCAGAGTCGTTCGAGAGGCGTAACGGGTACCGCCGGCCCCGCCAGCGACGGTCGTTCGCCCAGCCACCGCCCCGTAAGGGCCGACCGCGACCCCGGCGCGAGTCCCGCCCGAAACCGTCCCTCCCGGCCCGGTCGCAGTACCGACGCGCCCCCCACCAGCTACGACCCCCTGCGGCCCAACAGCGACACCGCCGCGACTCGCGGTACCGAATGAGCCGTTGGGACCGCTGCCGACCGTGACGCTACCTCTGGTGCCGGCCGCGTTGCCGCCCGGACCGGCGATCCCGCCCGCGGTACCGACCTTTGTCGCGGTCTTACCGCCGGGGGTGGTCACGGTGACTCCCCCGACCCCGCGCCCGGCCGTTGCGCCTCCGGGACCGGTCGCGGTGCGACCCGCGCCCGCGTAGTCGATGGTGCTTCCGCCCTTGGTCGTGTACGACCCACTCCCACCTCCAACCGTCCGCGTTCCTCCGGCCGGGCCGACGACGGTGCTACTGGATCGGGTACTCGTGCCGCCACTGTACGTGCCGACGGGCGGGTTGGTGCGCGCGGGCGCGATCGCCCCGCGGCTTGCAGGAGGAGCCGCGCGCCCCCCACCGCCCCCGCGCCCGCCGCGCTGGGCCTGGGAGTCGTGCCCCGCCGCGAGTACGACGAGCGCCGCCACACCGGTCACAAAGAGGGTCCGTTTCATGGCTGGTTCCTCGTGGGTGTGGTTGGGGTTAGGGCTTGGTTTTGACGCGCGTGACTTTGATCGGCGGCAGGTCAGGTTGTTCTTCGCCGTTCACCGTGCGCTCCACCGAGTGGAACATGAAGGTGTCCGCGTCGATCGGTGTCATGATGTTGGTCGCGGTGAGCGCCCGCCCGTCGGGGGCCGTTCCGCGGGCGGTGATGACCCACTTCTTCCCGTCGCGCGTGATGTCCGCGCTGCCGATCCCGCCCGAGTCCTCGAACGTCCACTGCTGGAGTTCCCCGGTGGCCGGGTCTCGCACGATCATCTGTGTCCCCGTGTGCGTGGCCCCATCCTGGACGACGGAGAACGTGCAGCGGATGAACGCCTTGTTCGCGGTCCACTCGTACTTCGTGCTCACAGTCACGCCGGTGCGCTTCGCCTCCCAGGTTCCGATGAGCCACTCCAGGTCGCGGAGCGTCAGCCCGTCGCTGGCCCACTCGCGGGCGATGGCGATGCGCCACGCGCCGTCCTCGCGTGCGTAGAGCAGGCTGCACTTGCTGACGATCAGTTCCGCCCCCTTCGCCTTGCGGAGCTTGAAGTGCCCCTCCACGACCGCGGTCTCTTTCGACGGGAACCGGACCGCGTCGACTTCGACCTCCAGCGCGTGGCCCTTGTTCTTCGCGAAGAACTCGGTGTACGCCTTCTCCAGTGCGGCGCGACCGCGATAGGTGGTCCCTTCGTCGTCGGTGTACTCGCCTTCTGTGGTCCAGGAACCGGCCACGGCCTTCGCATCACCACTACGGAACGCGGCCACGAACCCGTCGAGCGCCTTCTGGACGCTCTCCTTGTCGGTCGGTCGGTCGTCAGGGGCCGCACCGGTTACGGCAATGACCGGTTGCCCGTCT
The Gemmata palustris DNA segment above includes these coding regions:
- a CDS encoding MGH1-like glycoside hydrolase domain-containing protein, producing the protein MNAEQARLRDAGAPSTPWRKWGPYLSERQWGTVREDYSEGGNAWDYFSHDQARSRAYRWGEDGLAGVSDDKQHLCFALALWNGKDAILKERLFGLTNAEGNHGEDVKEYYFYLDSTPTHSYMKYLYKYPQGAFPYDDLVQTSRARGRTELEYELIDTGAFDQDRYFDVFVEYAKASPEDLLVCVTVHNRGPEPADLHVLPTLWFRNEWAWHGATERPALQQVGGAPAHGTVRAAHPAIGERYLYAEGDAPLLFTENETNTQRIFGVANRSPFVKDGINNHVVHGQAGVVNPEKTGTKVVAHYHITVNPGASEVIRLRLSDVAPAAPAQLNGTKGAPFGAAFDLVLETRRKEADEFYAGVIPAAVGPDGSNVMRQALAGMLWSKQFYHYDVDKWLEERGSDPFSPTRKQGPRNDHWHHMYNGDVISMPDKWEYPWYAAWDLAFHVLALTLVDPEFAKQQLKLMLRERYMHPNGQIPAYEWNFGDVNPPVHAWATIFTYSLEKVKTGEGDKEWLKTSFQKLLLNFTWWVNRKDRTGRNVFEGGFLGLDNIGVFDRSSPLPTGGYLEQADGTAWMALFSQNMLEIAAELAMSDPDYADMAVKFTEHFMWIASSMTHLGGETGMWDEGDGFFYDVLRTPDGRAERLKVRSMVGLLPLCAVTVFDGKVIAKFPEIAERLRWFIESRPEVRAAIHDPMKPGVAGRRLGSILDETKLRRVLEKMLDENEFLSDFGIRSLSKFHEKHPFVMHAGGQEYRVGYLPAESDTGMFGGNSNWRGPIWMPVNALIIRALLQYYSYYGNDFTVECPTGSGRRMNLYQVAEEISRRLANLFLKGADGRRPVYGGADKFQTDPHWRDHVLFYEYFHGDNGAGLGASHQTGWTGIVARIMHVFATTSADQMAKLGKLAAGTEFPVEARTEERPASFTA
- a CDS encoding YybH family protein, producing MSRKQTRIAVLCYGCLAIVAVWLAFSGGESARSAPPARDGQPVIAVTGAAPDDRPTDKESVQKALDGFVAAFRSGDAKAVAGSWTTEGEYTDDEGTTYRGRAALEKAYTEFFAKNKGHALEVEVDAVRFPSKETAVVEGHFKLRKAKGAELIVSKCSLLYAREDGAWRIAIAREWASDGLTLRDLEWLIGTWEAKRTGVTVSTKYEWTANKAFIRCTFSVVQDGATHTGTQMIVRDPATGELQQWTFEDSGGIGSADITRDGKKWVITARGTAPDGRALTATNIMTPIDADTFMFHSVERTVNGEEQPDLPPIKVTRVKTKP